AAACTCATTCCAAGTAGATTCGTTTCTATCTTACTACCTATTACTACATCCATTAGAAATTAATTAAAATTCAGACGCTCTGACAAAACGGACGAGATGAGAGGCCGACTCCAACAGGGCTTAAGGGCAAGGTTGAATTGATTTGACAAAGCCAAATTAGGCGGGCGCCCTCCCGACGAGACGTGTGCCCCCAACTCGGTAGCGGCTTGACTTCAGATTCTAATTTCTTTCATATGTTTTCTCATTATTAAGATACATTCATTATTTTCAGATAATATAAAAAATATTGATTAAACTGAATATATTATTCCGAGATAAGTTTAAATTGCTTGTATTAATTGATAAATCAAACAATAAGAATATGTGCTAACGTAGAAATATGTCTAAAATTATTGTCGAACTTTTTAAAATCGTGTATAGTGTATAAATATTAATACATCAATATAATATTCAAGGGGGAAATACAATGAAGTTGGGAAAAAAACATCTTTCAATGTGGATGCTGATTCTAATGTTAAGCTTTGGTTTAGCAGCATGTGCAAGCGAACCTGATAGTAATTCAGGTGATAGTGAGTCTGCTGACGGTGAAGAAGGTTCAGGTGGCGATCTAGTTATCGATATGAAGTCTGAAGCTGTTTCACTTGATCCACACAGTGTGAATGACGTTCCTTCTGGTAACGTACAAACAAACCTTTATGAAACACTTGTTTATTTTGATGAGAACATGGATATCCAAGATGGTCTTGCTGAAGACTGGAAAGTGGATGAAAATGTACTTGAATTTAAACTTCGTGAAGGTATTACTTTTACAGACGGTGAAGCATTTAATGCAGAGGCTGTAAAAGCAAATATTGATCGAGTTAAAGATGAAGCAATTGCTTCTCAACGTGCATTTTTGTTTGAAGATATTACTGACATTAACGTAGTAGACGACCAAACAATTCAATTTATTACTGAAGAACCATCTGCAACATTAATCTTTAGCTTCGCTCATAGCGGTGGAAGCATGATTAGTCCTAAGTCAATCGAAGAAGATTATGCAGCAATGGAAGAAGGAGAAAATCCTGGATCTGTTATTGGTTCAAATCCAGTAGGAACTGGATATTTCACATTTGATGCATGGGAATCTGGTAACTACATTCGTCTAGTGAAAAATGATGATTACTGGGGAGAGCCAGCTAAGCTAGATTCTGTTACATTCCGTGTTGTATCTGAGGATAACACACGTCTTGCTAATATCGAGACAGGCAGTGCACATGTCTCTGATCCAACTGCACCTAGTGATGTAAGTCGAGTAACAGGATCAGATGTAATGGATATCATGGAATCAGATAGCTTAAATGTTTCGTATATTGGTTTTAATACGCAACAAGAACCATTTGATGATGTAAACGTACGTCGTGCGATTACAATGGCTATTAATAACGAAGATATTGTTAACAATCTATATGATGGTTACGGAATTCCTGCTAAAGGACCAATTGCTCCAGGTGTAATCGGATATGATGATAGCTTAGAGCCAATCGGTTATGATCCAGAAGGTGCTAAGACACTTCTAGAGGAATCTGGTTATGGCGATGGAATTGAACTAACTATTTCTACAAACGATACAACAGAGCGTCAAGATTTAGCTACATTTGTACAAGCTGAATTAGGTAAAGTCGGTATCGATGTTAGTATCGAAATTGTTGAGTGGGGTGCTTATTTAGAGCAAACAGCTCAAGGTGATACTGATATGTTCGTTCTTGGTTGGAGTTCTGCTACAGGTGATGCAGATTATGCACTTGAGCCGTTATTCCACTCTAAAAACCAAGGTAATGCTGGTAACCGTGCATTCTATGAGAATGATGAAGTAGATGCATTGTTAGATGAAGCAAAAAATGAACTGGATTCAACTAAACGTAATGAGCTATATAGCGAAGTTCAACAAATTCTAATTGATGAAGCACCATTGCTTTATACTCACCACAAAGTAGAGTTGAATGCAGTTGCAAACACTGTTCACAACCTATACCGTCATCCGACAGGTAACTTCTGGTTGCAGGATGTTTACATCGACTAATAGCTACATTAAAAGGCAGCACTCATTTTGAGTGGCTGCCTTTTGATTTGAAAAAAATGTCGATTAAATAAGAATAATGTCGTGTTTTGTGTGACATTGTGAACAATCACTCGTTTATTATCTGAAAATACGGTATATTAATGTGACACTAGAAATTAGAATTTTTTAAATACTAACAAGAGTTTGAAAGGATGCATATCATGAAAAAGTCTTATTTACTACTTGTATTACTAACAGCGGGGTTAACGGCTTGTGCAAGTGAGCCACAAGCCTCCGGTTCAGATGAGGCAACTTCAGATGGTCAAGGTGGCGATTTGGTTATTGATATGGGGGCAGAAGCTGTATCACTCGATCCGCATTTAGCGAATGATGTTCCTTCCGGTAACGTTGCTTCTAATATCTTTGATCGACTTGTTACATTTGATGAGGAAATGAATATTGAAAAAAGCCTAGCAAAAGATTGGGAGCAGGTTGACGATTTGACGCTTCGATTTGAACTTGAAGAAGGAGTCACCTTCCATGATGGAGAGCCGTTTAATGCAGAGGCAGTTAAAGCAAATATTGATCGAGTAACTGACCCTGACATCGCCTCACCACGTGGTTATTTATTTACAAACATATCTGAGGTTGAAGTCATTGATGACTACACGGTTGAGGTGAAAACAGACGAGCCTTTTGCTCCGTTAATCTATAGCTTTGCTCATAATGGCGGGGGCATGATTAGTCCAAAGTCAATTGAGGAAGATTATGCAGCAATGGAAGAAGGGAAAGAGCCTGGTAGTGTCATTAATAATCATCCGGTTGGTTCTAGTTACTTTGAATTTGAATCTTGGGATACAGGTCAACAGATTAAACTAGTTAATAATGAAGACTATTGGGGTGAGCCTGCTAAGCTTGATTCGGTGACATTCAAAACCGTTCCTGAGGATGGAACACGTTTGGCTGACTTAGAGACGGGTAGTGCACACGTTTCTGATCCATTTAGCCCTTCAGATGTTGAACGAGTAAAAGGGACAGATGGATTAGATATCATAGAGTCCAATAGTATGGGAATAGAGTACATTGGCTTTAATACACAAAAAGCGCCATTTGATGATAAGCGTGTTCGTCAGGCGATTTCAATGGCAGTTGATAATGAAGCAATCATTGAGAATCTATTAAATGGATACGGAGTGCCAGCAATTGGTCCTATGTCTCCTCAGATTATCGGTTTTGATGATACAGTAGAACCCCTTGGATATGATCCAGAAAAAGCAAAAGAACTTTTAGCTGAAGCGGGTTATCCAGACGGATTTAAAACGTCTATTTGGACAAATGACAAGCGTGAACGTGTGGATCTAGTGACCTATTTACAACAAGAGTTAGGTAAGATTGGCATTGAAGTTGAAACAGAAACAATGGAGTGGGGTTCGTATCTAGATCGAACAAACTCTGGAGATCATGATATGTTTGTTCTAGGTTGGAGTGCTTCAACAGGAGATGCGGATTATGCCCTTTCTCCACTATTTCACTCATCGAACCATGGAGCAGCTTGGAAATAAGTCATTCCTTGATAACGAAGAAGTAGATCAACTTCTAGAAGAAGCTCAACATGAGATGGATGAAGCGACACGTATGGGTATGTATAAAGAAGTGCAGGATATTTTAATAGATGAAGCACCTCTTATCTATACGCACCATAAGCAAGAGGTTAATGCGATTCGTGATTCTGTCAAAAATTTATGGCGTCATCAAAGCGGTGATTTTAAGCTGCATGATGTTTATATTGAAGAGTAAAATAAAAGCCCGGGTGCTCCTGGGCTTTTACTCTGTCTTGCGGCAATACTAGTGGATCTGCTACGATACGATGGAGAACAACGTGGAGGCGGATGAGATGTCTAATCTGGTAGAACGCGAACAAGACCACATCTACTGGATGCGGCAGGCAATGAAACAAGCGGAAGAAGCAGAGAGTATTGGAGAGGTTCCAATTGGTGCTGTCATCGTTAGGGAAGGAGAGCTTATTGCTAGTGCACATAACCTACGAGAGACAACGCACAATGCTTGCGCACACGCAGAGTTATTAGCCATTCAAAAGGCTTGCGAAGCTCTTGATGCATGGCGTCTGGAAGGCTGTACTCTTTATGTGACGCTTGAGCCATGTCCGATGTGTGCTGGTGCGATTGTCCAATCTCGGATTCCATTAGTAGTATTTGGTGCAACTGATCCAAAGGCTGGTTGTGCAGGAACTCTAATGAATCTTCTAGATGAGACACGCTTTAATCATAGAAGTGAAGTGATAGGTGGATGCTTAGAGGATGAATGTGGTGCTCAATTAACAGCCTTTTTCCGTAACTTACGTGCATTAAAAAAGCAGAGGAAATTGGAATCGGACAGCCACCTTGCATAAAATGAATTTTTACCGTATACTGATGAATGCATCAGCAATTGATGCCTAACTATATTATCAACTTTGCCGTGCTAGGTGGGGAGGTAGCGGTGCCCTGTCACTCGCAATCCGCTAGAGCGAGACTGAATCCCTTTTCTAGGTCATGCCGTCGTTTGGTCTGCCCTAAGTAAGTAGTGTTGACATTTGGGTTCTGCGCAACGAAAACTCATGAATCCTGTCAGGTCCGGAAGGAAGCAGCAGTAAGTGAATCCTTTCGTGTGCCGCAGAGTTGCCTGGATTGAGCTAACTGCTTAGGTAACGCTTGGGATGGTATGATCGAAGAAAGGTGCACGGTATATATACATAGAACTCAAGCAATTGCGCTGGCCGCAATTGCTTTTTTTCTTGTTTGTACACTGAACTATGAATTGCGTATGGAAATGTCTATAATAGAAGGAAGAGAGAAAAAGAAGGGACGGGATATCAGCATGGGTTACCAGGCATTGTATCGAGTATGGCGCCCGCAGCTGCTGAAGGATGTTGTTGGACAGACACATTTGACAAAAACCTTGCAAAATGCGCTTGTTCAGAATAAATTTTCGCATGCGTATTTGTTCTCGGGACCAAGGGGT
The nucleotide sequence above comes from Alkalicoccobacillus plakortidis. Encoded proteins:
- a CDS encoding glutathione ABC transporter substrate-binding protein: MKLGKKHLSMWMLILMLSFGLAACASEPDSNSGDSESADGEEGSGGDLVIDMKSEAVSLDPHSVNDVPSGNVQTNLYETLVYFDENMDIQDGLAEDWKVDENVLEFKLREGITFTDGEAFNAEAVKANIDRVKDEAIASQRAFLFEDITDINVVDDQTIQFITEEPSATLIFSFAHSGGSMISPKSIEEDYAAMEEGENPGSVIGSNPVGTGYFTFDAWESGNYIRLVKNDDYWGEPAKLDSVTFRVVSEDNTRLANIETGSAHVSDPTAPSDVSRVTGSDVMDIMESDSLNVSYIGFNTQQEPFDDVNVRRAITMAINNEDIVNNLYDGYGIPAKGPIAPGVIGYDDSLEPIGYDPEGAKTLLEESGYGDGIELTISTNDTTERQDLATFVQAELGKVGIDVSIEIVEWGAYLEQTAQGDTDMFVLGWSSATGDADYALEPLFHSKNQGNAGNRAFYENDEVDALLDEAKNELDSTKRNELYSEVQQILIDEAPLLYTHHKVELNAVANTVHNLYRHPTGNFWLQDVYID
- a CDS encoding glutathione ABC transporter substrate-binding protein; its protein translation is MKKSYLLLVLLTAGLTACASEPQASGSDEATSDGQGGDLVIDMGAEAVSLDPHLANDVPSGNVASNIFDRLVTFDEEMNIEKSLAKDWEQVDDLTLRFELEEGVTFHDGEPFNAEAVKANIDRVTDPDIASPRGYLFTNISEVEVIDDYTVEVKTDEPFAPLIYSFAHNGGGMISPKSIEEDYAAMEEGKEPGSVINNHPVGSSYFEFESWDTGQQIKLVNNEDYWGEPAKLDSVTFKTVPEDGTRLADLETGSAHVSDPFSPSDVERVKGTDGLDIIESNSMGIEYIGFNTQKAPFDDKRVRQAISMAVDNEAIIENLLNGYGVPAIGPMSPQIIGFDDTVEPLGYDPEKAKELLAEAGYPDGFKTSIWTNDKRERVDLVTYLQQELGKIGIEVETETMEWGSYLDRTNSGDHDMFVLGWSASTGDADYALSPLFHSSNHGAAWK
- the tadA gene encoding tRNA adenosine(34) deaminase TadA, translating into MSNLVEREQDHIYWMRQAMKQAEEAESIGEVPIGAVIVREGELIASAHNLRETTHNACAHAELLAIQKACEALDAWRLEGCTLYVTLEPCPMCAGAIVQSRIPLVVFGATDPKAGCAGTLMNLLDETRFNHRSEVIGGCLEDECGAQLTAFFRNLRALKKQRKLESDSHLA